The following are encoded in a window of Miltoncostaea marina genomic DNA:
- a CDS encoding UTP--glucose-1-phosphate uridylyltransferase: protein MTSRARLAAAGQEHLADRLERLDGEARARLQAEIDALDLDLIGRLVGELVGDGAPPHEGAIEPPDPDGLVALPRDDGDVVRDARAREAGEELLRSGAMAAVLLAGGQGTRLGFEGPKGLFPFAPITGRVLFEHHAAKIAAVRKRYGAALPWYILTSPQNDAVTREAFREAGWYGLPPESVRFVVQGTLPAVDRATGRILLEAPDRLALSPNGHGGLLSALRDAGALDEMAREGVRTMFTFQVDNPLVRVCRPELLGHHFLGAADMSSVVVRKVGPEEKMGVIARVDGRTGVVEYSDLSPEMAAERDDRGELVLWAGSIAVHCVDVAFARRLTDGGLQLPYHRAVKKVPYVAEDGAPVEPDAPNAVKFETFLFDALPAAERTVTVEAAREDEFSPIKNAEGADSPATARRDLNRLYARWLADAGVMVPRDAAGEPVDLEIDPRRALDPHELAASLPPGFTVDGPTVIGPPG from the coding sequence ATGACCTCGCGCGCCCGGCTGGCCGCCGCCGGACAGGAGCACCTGGCCGACCGCCTGGAGCGCCTCGACGGCGAGGCGCGCGCGCGGCTGCAGGCCGAGATCGACGCGCTCGACCTCGACCTGATCGGCCGGCTCGTCGGCGAGCTGGTCGGCGACGGCGCGCCCCCGCACGAGGGCGCGATCGAGCCGCCCGACCCCGACGGGCTGGTGGCGCTGCCGCGCGACGACGGGGACGTGGTGCGCGACGCCCGGGCCCGCGAGGCCGGCGAGGAGCTGCTGCGCTCCGGCGCGATGGCCGCCGTGCTGCTCGCCGGCGGCCAGGGCACGCGGCTCGGCTTCGAGGGCCCCAAGGGCCTCTTCCCGTTCGCGCCGATCACCGGCCGGGTGCTCTTCGAGCACCACGCCGCCAAGATCGCCGCGGTGCGGAAGCGGTACGGCGCGGCGCTGCCCTGGTACATCCTCACCTCGCCGCAGAACGACGCGGTCACCCGCGAGGCCTTCCGCGAGGCCGGCTGGTACGGGCTGCCGCCCGAGTCGGTGCGCTTCGTGGTGCAGGGCACGCTGCCGGCGGTCGACCGCGCCACCGGGCGGATCCTGCTGGAGGCGCCCGACCGCCTGGCGCTGTCGCCCAACGGGCACGGCGGCCTGCTGTCGGCGCTGCGCGACGCCGGGGCGCTCGACGAGATGGCCCGCGAGGGCGTGCGGACGATGTTCACCTTCCAGGTCGACAACCCGCTCGTGCGGGTCTGCCGGCCGGAGCTGCTCGGCCACCACTTCCTCGGCGCGGCCGACATGTCGTCGGTCGTGGTGCGAAAGGTGGGGCCCGAGGAGAAGATGGGCGTCATCGCCCGCGTCGACGGCCGCACCGGCGTCGTCGAGTACAGCGACCTCTCGCCCGAGATGGCGGCCGAGCGCGACGACAGGGGCGAGCTGGTCCTCTGGGCCGGCTCGATCGCCGTGCACTGCGTCGACGTGGCCTTCGCCCGCCGGCTCACCGACGGCGGGCTGCAGCTGCCGTACCACCGGGCGGTCAAGAAGGTGCCGTACGTCGCCGAGGACGGCGCGCCCGTGGAGCCCGATGCGCCGAACGCGGTCAAGTTCGAGACCTTCCTCTTCGACGCCCTGCCGGCCGCCGAGCGCACGGTCACGGTCGAGGCCGCGCGCGAGGACGAGTTCTCGCCGATCAAGAACGCCGAGGGCGCCGACTCGCCGGCGACCGCCCGGCGCGACCTCAACCGGCTCTACGCGCGCTGGCTCGCCGACGCCGGCGTGATGGTGCCGCGCGACGCCGCCGGAGAGCCGGTCGACCTCGAGATCGACCCCCGCCGGGCGCTCGACCCGCACGAGCTGGCGGCCTCGCTGCCGCCCGGCTTCACGGTCGACGGACCGACCGTGATCGGCCCGCCCGGCTGA
- a CDS encoding zinc-dependent alcohol dehydrogenase, which produces MRGLTFQGTREVRVADVPDPGIADPGDAVVRVTMAGICGSDLHIFNAGEAFGFQPGARLGHEFIGTVEEAGPEAGVRPGDRVMASVSTMCGECGFCREGKAYACVRWSMFGWAPRTWRHGGDVQGGQSEFVRVPLAATTLHRMPEALAGEDREASLLPLVDVMSTGWHGLTAAGTQAGWSVAVIGDGAVGLAAVHGARAKGAERIVCLGHHPDRLETATALGATLVIDSRDDEEIREAVREHTGGEGAHVVVDTISGDASMATAHACVRAGGTIACLGMDHFMGKVPGINWFDQFTRNISVTGGLVPGAVYLPELLGLLEAGRIDPAPMLSHRLPLEDAAEGYRLMAERVEGVTKVALQPGR; this is translated from the coding sequence ATGAGAGGCCTCACCTTCCAGGGCACGCGCGAGGTGCGCGTCGCCGACGTGCCGGATCCGGGGATCGCCGACCCGGGCGACGCGGTGGTCCGGGTCACCATGGCCGGCATCTGCGGGTCCGACCTGCACATCTTCAACGCGGGCGAGGCCTTCGGCTTCCAGCCGGGCGCGCGCCTGGGGCACGAGTTCATCGGCACCGTCGAGGAGGCCGGCCCGGAGGCGGGGGTCCGCCCCGGCGACCGCGTGATGGCCTCCGTCTCCACGATGTGCGGCGAGTGCGGGTTCTGCCGCGAGGGCAAGGCCTACGCCTGCGTCCGCTGGTCGATGTTCGGCTGGGCGCCGCGCACCTGGCGCCACGGCGGCGACGTGCAGGGCGGCCAGTCGGAGTTCGTGCGCGTGCCGCTGGCCGCCACCACCCTGCACCGCATGCCCGAGGCGCTGGCCGGCGAGGACCGCGAGGCCTCGCTGCTGCCGCTGGTCGACGTGATGTCCACCGGCTGGCACGGGCTCACCGCCGCCGGCACGCAGGCCGGGTGGTCGGTCGCGGTGATCGGCGACGGCGCCGTCGGCCTGGCGGCCGTCCACGGCGCGCGCGCGAAGGGCGCCGAGCGCATCGTCTGCCTGGGGCACCACCCCGACCGCCTCGAGACGGCGACGGCGCTCGGCGCCACGCTGGTCATCGACTCGCGCGACGACGAGGAGATCCGCGAGGCCGTGCGCGAGCACACCGGCGGCGAGGGCGCCCACGTGGTCGTGGACACGATCTCGGGCGACGCGTCGATGGCCACCGCGCACGCCTGCGTGCGCGCCGGCGGCACCATCGCGTGCCTCGGCATGGACCACTTCATGGGCAAGGTGCCGGGCATCAACTGGTTCGACCAGTTCACCCGCAACATCTCCGTGACGGGCGGCCTGGTGCCCGGGGCGGTGTACCTGCCGGAGCTGCTCGGCCTGCTCGAGGCCGGCCGCATCGACCCGGCGCCGATGCTCTCGCACCGGCTGCCCCTCGAGGACGCTGCCGAGGGCTACCGGCTCATGGCCGAGCGCGTGGAGGGCGTCACGAAGGTGGCGCTGCAGCCCGGGCGATGA
- a CDS encoding OsmC family protein encodes MAARYRDDPDRARVTVRVATELTDGMRCSTTARSHVVHADEPRSLGGTDTAQSPVELMLTSLATCQAVTYRLWASELGIAVGRIAVDVEGDIDLRGFLGVADAPAGYGAIRIRVAVEGPEAPERYRELAAAADEHCPVLDVLRRPVQVTRELATPA; translated from the coding sequence GTGGCCGCCCGGTACCGGGACGACCCGGACCGGGCGCGGGTCACCGTGCGCGTCGCCACGGAGCTCACCGACGGGATGCGCTGCTCCACGACGGCCCGCTCGCACGTGGTGCACGCCGACGAGCCCCGCTCGCTCGGCGGCACCGACACCGCCCAGAGCCCCGTGGAGCTCATGCTCACCAGCCTCGCCACGTGCCAGGCGGTCACCTACCGGCTGTGGGCGTCCGAGCTCGGCATCGCGGTCGGGCGCATCGCGGTCGACGTGGAGGGCGACATCGACCTGCGCGGCTTCCTCGGCGTGGCGGACGCCCCCGCGGGGTACGGCGCGATCCGCATCCGGGTCGCCGTGGAGGGCCCGGAGGCGCCGGAGCGCTACCGCGAGCTCGCCGCCGCCGCCGACGAGCACTGCCCGGTGCTGGACGTGCTGCGCCGGCCGGTGCAGGTGACGCGCGAGCTGGCGACGCCGGCGTGA
- a CDS encoding ABC transporter permease, with the protein MTTRPVAGGRRLRRLEGPALAGVLVREVINFSSYWRSTTFSSTVEPTIYLLAFGFGFGSLVSTVAGYRYVEFVGTGTVATAVLFSSAFPAMFGTFVKYQYQHTYDAILAAPVDTEELVTGEMLWMAARAGVYGCAPMVVAMVFGLDPSWGMLTVPFIAFIAGLGWSAFGITIAGRMKAIENFNYVISAVLTPLFLVAGTFFPLDELPGWARVLAQFNPLYHLVELVRHAVFGWEGAVDLLHLGVLVAFGLLTWRLAVAAITARLIT; encoded by the coding sequence GTGACGACCCGACCGGTCGCCGGCGGCCGGCGCCTGCGCCGCCTGGAGGGGCCGGCGCTGGCCGGCGTGCTCGTGCGCGAGGTGATCAACTTCTCGTCGTACTGGCGCTCCACGACGTTCTCGTCGACCGTCGAGCCCACCATCTACCTGCTCGCGTTCGGCTTCGGCTTCGGCTCGCTGGTGTCGACCGTGGCCGGCTACCGCTACGTGGAGTTCGTCGGCACGGGGACCGTCGCGACCGCGGTCCTGTTCTCGAGCGCCTTCCCGGCCATGTTCGGCACGTTCGTGAAGTACCAGTACCAGCACACCTACGACGCGATCCTCGCCGCGCCGGTCGACACGGAGGAGCTCGTCACCGGCGAGATGCTGTGGATGGCCGCCCGGGCGGGCGTCTACGGCTGCGCGCCGATGGTCGTCGCCATGGTCTTCGGCCTCGACCCGAGCTGGGGCATGCTGACGGTGCCGTTCATCGCCTTCATCGCCGGGCTCGGCTGGTCGGCCTTCGGCATCACGATCGCCGGCCGCATGAAGGCGATCGAGAACTTCAACTACGTCATCAGCGCGGTGCTGACGCCGCTGTTCCTGGTGGCCGGCACCTTCTTCCCGCTCGACGAGCTGCCCGGCTGGGCCCGCGTGCTGGCCCAGTTCAACCCGCTGTACCACCTCGTGGAGCTCGTGCGGCACGCGGTGTTCGGCTGGGAGGGGGCGGTCGACCTGCTGCACCTCGGCGTGCTGGTGGCGTTCGGCCTGCTGACCTGGCGGCTGGCGGTGGCCGCGATCACCGCGCGGCTCATCACCTGA
- a CDS encoding ABC transporter ATP-binding protein has translation MHAPGGAPAIRVRGVVKRYGPITAVDGLDLEVPAGSCVGLLGPNGAGKSTTMKLLTAQAIADEGELEVLGFRLPGESKQARAACGVVPQLDNLDTTLTVEQNLLVFTYLYRVPRHERRAAVDRALAIANLTDRRASRVDALSGGMRRRLLIARALVHRPSLVLMDEPTVGLDPQVRQELWALIGALRAEGVSILMSTHYIEEAARLADTVTIMSHGRAVAAGAPGDLVREHAGGEAVEVYGPPARLAEVEAEAAAAGLRTRRTGTSVSVLALERGTAPPPDGERRPANLEDVFVLLTGEDIA, from the coding sequence GTGCACGCACCCGGCGGCGCGCCCGCCATCCGGGTGCGCGGCGTCGTGAAGCGCTACGGCCCGATCACGGCGGTCGACGGCCTCGACCTCGAGGTGCCGGCCGGCTCGTGCGTCGGCCTGCTGGGCCCGAACGGCGCCGGCAAGTCCACCACGATGAAGCTGCTCACGGCGCAGGCGATCGCCGACGAGGGCGAGCTGGAGGTGCTCGGCTTCCGCCTGCCGGGCGAGTCGAAGCAGGCGCGCGCCGCGTGCGGCGTGGTGCCGCAGCTCGACAACCTCGACACCACGCTGACCGTCGAGCAGAACCTGCTCGTCTTCACGTACCTGTACCGCGTGCCGCGCCACGAGCGGCGCGCCGCGGTCGACCGGGCGCTCGCCATCGCCAACCTCACGGACCGCCGCGCGAGCCGGGTCGACGCCCTGTCGGGCGGCATGCGCCGGCGCCTGCTGATCGCCCGCGCGCTCGTGCACCGGCCGAGCCTCGTGCTGATGGACGAGCCCACCGTGGGCCTCGACCCGCAGGTGCGCCAGGAGCTGTGGGCCCTCATCGGCGCGCTGCGCGCGGAGGGCGTGTCCATCCTGATGTCCACCCACTACATCGAGGAGGCCGCCCGCCTCGCCGACACGGTGACGATCATGTCGCACGGCCGCGCGGTGGCGGCCGGCGCCCCGGGTGACCTGGTGCGCGAGCACGCCGGCGGCGAGGCGGTCGAGGTCTACGGGCCGCCCGCCCGGCTGGCCGAGGTCGAGGCCGAGGCGGCCGCCGCCGGGCTGCGCACCCGCCGCACCGGCACGTCGGTGTCGGTGCTCGCCCTGGAGCGCGGCACCGCGCCGCCGCCCGACGGGGAGCGCCGCCCGGCCAACCTCGAGGACGTCTTCGTGCTGCTCACCGGGGAGGACATCGCGTGA
- a CDS encoding chlorite dismutase family protein, producing the protein MAEVRPSTGWGVVHLMLRADRDAPGAADALAAIERFTATDPQQVIAFSVLGASADLGLMILGPDLDAIDRLVKEVLAGPFEAEYSYVSLTELSEYTSTAEQERARLEAAGAPDVEAKLAEWSERMAKYNDARLHPRLPRRAAIGFYPMSKRRAPGENWYALPFEARRELMAGHARVGRTYAGRVLQLITGSTGLDDWEWGVTLLADDPAALKEIVYEMRFDEVSARYGEFGPFFVGLVMDPAAAFARAGVLEPAG; encoded by the coding sequence ATGGCGGAGGTGCGGCCCTCGACCGGGTGGGGCGTCGTCCACCTCATGCTGCGCGCCGACCGGGACGCGCCCGGCGCCGCGGACGCCCTCGCGGCGATCGAGCGCTTCACGGCCACGGACCCCCAGCAGGTGATCGCGTTCTCGGTGCTCGGGGCGAGCGCCGACCTGGGCCTGATGATCCTGGGCCCCGACCTCGACGCGATCGACCGCCTCGTGAAGGAGGTCCTGGCGGGGCCCTTCGAGGCCGAGTACTCGTACGTCTCGCTCACCGAGCTCAGCGAGTACACCTCCACCGCCGAGCAGGAGCGCGCCCGGCTGGAGGCCGCCGGCGCGCCCGACGTCGAGGCGAAGCTGGCCGAGTGGTCCGAGCGCATGGCGAAGTACAACGACGCCCGCCTGCACCCGCGCCTGCCGCGGCGGGCCGCGATCGGCTTCTACCCCATGTCGAAGCGCCGCGCGCCGGGCGAGAACTGGTACGCGCTGCCCTTCGAGGCGCGGCGCGAGCTGATGGCCGGCCACGCCCGGGTGGGGCGCACGTACGCCGGGCGGGTGCTGCAGCTCATCACGGGCTCCACCGGGCTCGACGACTGGGAGTGGGGCGTCACCCTGCTCGCCGACGACCCCGCGGCGCTCAAGGAGATCGTCTACGAGATGCGCTTCGACGAGGTGAGCGCCCGCTACGGCGAGTTCGGCCCGTTCTTCGTGGGCCTGGTCATGGACCCGGCGGCGGCCTTCGCCCGCGCCGGGGTGCTCGAGCCCGCCGGCTGA
- a CDS encoding PQQ-dependent sugar dehydrogenase codes for MVLRGRHAVAVTVAAGALLAACGSGDDGGTAAATSAPRTAGTASAPAAGAPARQDQAGRVRLTRVAGGLGDALYVTGAPGAANRLFVVQQSGRIRILERGRLAARPFLDVSGRVSSGGERGLLGLAFHPGYARTGRFFVNYTDRAGTTRVVEFRRAGARRADPRSARVLLSIRQPYANHNGGHLAFGPDGMLYIATGDGGSGGDPHGNGQRTDTLLGKLLRIDVDGRSRGRGYRIPAGNPFARGGGRPEIYSYGLRNPWRFSFDRARGDLWIGDVGQNAVEEIDFRPRGRGAGANFGWNAFEGRSPYPGGGPVRGSRPIAPVAQYSHSSGCSVTGGYVARGPRAGGLRGRYVYADFCSGRVWSMRAGPRPGAVREETGRLGARLGNVTSFGEGLNGDLYVIGNGALHRLGA; via the coding sequence GTGGTGCTCCGAGGCCGACACGCCGTCGCCGTGACCGTCGCCGCGGGCGCGCTGCTCGCGGCCTGCGGGTCGGGGGACGACGGCGGCACCGCGGCCGCCACCAGCGCGCCGCGGACCGCCGGGACGGCGTCCGCGCCGGCGGCGGGCGCCCCGGCGCGCCAGGACCAGGCCGGGCGCGTGCGCCTCACCCGCGTCGCCGGGGGGCTGGGCGACGCCCTCTACGTCACCGGGGCGCCGGGGGCGGCCAACCGGCTCTTCGTGGTGCAGCAGAGCGGCCGGATCCGCATCCTGGAGCGCGGCCGCCTGGCGGCCCGGCCCTTCCTCGACGTGTCCGGGCGCGTCTCCTCCGGCGGCGAGCGCGGGCTGCTGGGCCTGGCGTTCCACCCCGGCTACGCCCGCACCGGCCGCTTCTTCGTCAACTACACCGACCGCGCCGGCACGACCCGGGTGGTCGAGTTCCGGCGCGCCGGCGCGCGGCGGGCCGACCCGCGGAGCGCCCGCGTGCTGCTGAGCATCCGCCAGCCCTACGCCAACCACAACGGCGGCCACCTGGCCTTCGGGCCGGACGGGATGCTCTACATCGCCACCGGCGACGGCGGCTCGGGCGGCGACCCGCACGGCAACGGCCAGCGCACCGACACGCTGCTGGGCAAGCTGCTGCGCATCGACGTGGACGGGCGCAGCCGCGGCCGGGGCTACCGCATCCCCGCGGGCAACCCCTTCGCGCGCGGCGGCGGGCGGCCCGAGATCTACAGCTACGGCCTGCGCAACCCCTGGCGCTTCTCGTTCGACCGCGCGCGCGGCGACCTCTGGATCGGCGACGTGGGCCAGAACGCCGTCGAGGAGATCGACTTCCGCCCGCGCGGCCGCGGCGCCGGCGCCAACTTCGGCTGGAACGCCTTCGAGGGCCGCTCCCCGTACCCGGGCGGCGGCCCGGTGCGGGGCTCGCGCCCGATCGCGCCGGTCGCCCAGTACAGCCACTCGTCGGGCTGCTCGGTGACCGGCGGCTACGTGGCGCGCGGGCCGCGCGCCGGCGGGCTGCGGGGGCGCTACGTCTACGCCGACTTCTGCAGCGGGCGCGTCTGGAGCATGCGGGCCGGCCCGCGCCCCGGCGCGGTGCGCGAGGAGACCGGCCGCCTGGGGGCGCGGCTCGGCAACGTGACCTCGTTCGGCGAGGGCCTGAACGGCGACCTGTACGTGATCGGCAACGGCGCGCTCCACCGGCTGGGCGCCTGA